One Microscilla marina ATCC 23134 DNA window includes the following coding sequences:
- a CDS encoding AsmA family protein, with protein sequence MDKESEKPKSQSKMKKWIKRLFFIFGGFFLVLILLGILIPIIFKKDIKAKIDEEIAKSVNAHVYFDIDKFGLSMFSNFPNITVSMEDFGVVGKDKFKGDTLTAVKEFEVEVDVWSVLFSDKIQVRGIYLDSPKIYAKVLKDGTANWDIMKADTTQKDEKKPEKDKSDTTQTNFNVGIKRWKIKNADIVYADAATPMYASITKLTHKGSGNFTQAVFDLKTKTTVDKIDFGYENVRYVENKSIDVDLTLNMDMEKNKFTFKQNAIKINEFVFKFDGFVQMVGNDINMDIKYAAKENEFKNILSLVPGVYTEMEEFQKMKTEGKFAFDGFVKGTYNEKKYPAFGLNFKVSDALFQYPDLPTSVNNINIDVSVGNKTSDLEKTVVDLKKLHLDLGRNPIDAKARVEGLSNFKIDANVVAKLNLADLSKMFPMPDIIVRGLFGLNATAKGVYNASSMPNLAAKLTLTNGYAKSKEFPEALDKLTLDASVTNTTGDYKDSEVHVKDLSWTLDNKPFSVKANVVNFADITYDAQMKGVIDLAKVTHIYPLEGMSLAGIIRADITTAGKMSYIDKEQYDKLPTSGEIDISKFSFVSKEDLPQGFKITEAITKFTPKTITLEKFHGFAGKSDIHATGTISNYIPYVFKGHTIKGNVVFKSRRFVVDEWMDSTEGETGKAGSTTVTTTTTTSEGSSTTVSDEVTLVTVPKNIDFVLNSQIDEVEYEDLEIKNIKGKIIVKDGRVLLNGLKFNMLEGGFTMSGAYDTYDVTHPKYDFKMNINRLSIGKAHSSFSVVKKLIPMAQNITGFLSTNLKVSGGLSQYMTPLLDNSLNGFGSIKLTQTQVKGSGMLKNLSMVTGIQELKELNIAGVNIQTEIKNGKMTYQPFDLKVGNYNLNVRGSNDVDGTLNFKVDIDAPKGKIGQSATTAISRLAGVNFDKSDRVNVKLGITGPVNDPKIKVIGSSVQDQVKKVVDDKIEEGKDKAKEVLADAQKRADAIMAEARQKVDAAKAEARKKLDEAKKQADAEYNKFVAAKLNEVQNPLLKAAAKKVAEKAGTKIKQKAYSRAEHEFQKQLQLSNKIIEAAETRRKKVLEEANQKVDNINKKK encoded by the coding sequence ATGGACAAGGAAAGTGAAAAACCAAAAAGCCAAAGCAAGATGAAAAAATGGATAAAAAGGCTGTTTTTTATCTTTGGTGGATTCTTCTTAGTACTGATCCTGCTCGGTATTTTGATTCCTATTATTTTTAAGAAAGACATCAAAGCCAAAATCGATGAAGAAATAGCTAAATCGGTCAATGCCCATGTATACTTTGATATTGACAAGTTTGGGTTGAGTATGTTTAGCAACTTCCCTAATATTACTGTATCGATGGAAGATTTTGGAGTGGTTGGCAAAGACAAGTTCAAAGGAGATACCCTTACTGCAGTCAAAGAGTTTGAGGTAGAGGTAGACGTATGGAGTGTGCTGTTTAGTGACAAAATCCAGGTGAGAGGAATCTACCTTGATTCGCCTAAGATATATGCCAAAGTACTGAAAGATGGTACTGCCAACTGGGACATTATGAAGGCTGACACAACCCAGAAAGACGAGAAAAAACCTGAAAAGGACAAGAGTGATACTACGCAAACTAACTTTAATGTTGGTATCAAACGCTGGAAGATTAAAAATGCTGACATTGTGTATGCCGACGCTGCTACCCCTATGTATGCCAGCATTACCAAACTTACCCACAAAGGAAGTGGCAACTTTACCCAAGCGGTGTTTGATCTCAAAACTAAAACTACTGTAGATAAAATTGATTTTGGCTACGAAAATGTACGCTATGTAGAGAACAAGTCCATAGATGTTGACCTGACGCTGAATATGGATATGGAGAAGAATAAGTTTACATTCAAACAAAATGCTATCAAAATCAATGAGTTTGTGTTTAAGTTCGATGGCTTTGTCCAAATGGTAGGCAATGATATCAATATGGATATTAAATACGCTGCCAAAGAAAACGAGTTTAAAAACATTTTATCGTTGGTGCCTGGTGTATATACCGAGATGGAAGAGTTTCAGAAAATGAAAACCGAAGGTAAGTTTGCCTTTGATGGTTTTGTAAAAGGAACTTATAACGAAAAAAAATACCCTGCCTTTGGGCTTAACTTTAAGGTTTCTGATGCTCTTTTCCAATACCCTGACCTACCTACGTCAGTCAACAATATCAATATAGATGTGTCTGTCGGTAACAAAACCAGTGACTTGGAAAAAACAGTAGTAGACCTTAAAAAGCTTCACCTCGACCTGGGCAGAAACCCAATAGATGCCAAAGCCAGGGTAGAGGGGTTATCTAATTTTAAAATAGATGCCAATGTAGTGGCAAAACTCAACCTGGCAGATTTGAGCAAGATGTTTCCTATGCCTGACATTATTGTGAGGGGTTTATTTGGTTTAAATGCTACCGCCAAAGGGGTATACAATGCCTCTAGTATGCCCAACCTTGCCGCCAAGCTGACCTTAACCAATGGGTATGCTAAGTCTAAGGAGTTTCCGGAAGCACTGGATAAACTTACCCTGGATGCATCGGTAACCAATACTACGGGCGACTATAAAGACTCTGAAGTACACGTGAAAGACCTAAGCTGGACCTTGGACAACAAACCTTTTTCGGTAAAGGCAAATGTGGTAAACTTTGCCGACATTACGTATGATGCCCAAATGAAAGGAGTCATTGATTTAGCCAAGGTAACACATATTTACCCTTTAGAGGGAATGAGCCTTGCAGGAATCATCAGGGCAGATATTACTACGGCAGGCAAAATGTCTTACATAGACAAAGAACAGTATGATAAGTTGCCTACTAGTGGAGAGATAGACATTAGTAAGTTTTCATTTGTAAGTAAAGAAGATTTGCCACAAGGCTTTAAAATTACAGAAGCTATTACCAAGTTTACCCCAAAAACGATTACCCTTGAAAAGTTTCACGGGTTTGCGGGTAAGAGTGATATTCATGCGACTGGTACCATTTCCAACTATATTCCTTATGTTTTTAAAGGGCACACAATCAAAGGAAATGTAGTGTTCAAGTCTCGCAGGTTTGTGGTAGACGAATGGATGGATAGTACTGAAGGGGAAACTGGAAAGGCAGGTAGTACTACTGTAACTACCACCACCACTACTTCTGAGGGAAGTTCTACTACAGTAAGCGATGAAGTAACCTTGGTGACGGTGCCCAAGAATATTGACTTTGTACTTAACTCTCAAATAGATGAAGTAGAGTATGAAGACCTTGAGATTAAGAATATCAAAGGTAAAATAATAGTAAAGGATGGAAGAGTGTTGCTCAATGGCCTAAAGTTTAATATGCTGGAAGGTGGTTTTACTATGAGTGGTGCTTATGACACGTATGATGTGACCCACCCAAAGTATGATTTTAAAATGAACATTAACCGTTTGTCAATTGGTAAAGCTCATTCGAGTTTTTCGGTAGTAAAAAAACTGATACCAATGGCACAAAACATTACTGGGTTTTTATCTACCAACCTGAAAGTAAGTGGAGGCTTATCGCAATACATGACCCCATTGCTTGATAACTCCCTCAATGGTTTTGGGTCTATCAAACTTACCCAAACCCAAGTAAAAGGTTCTGGAATGCTAAAAAACTTAAGCATGGTGACCGGTATTCAGGAACTAAAAGAGTTGAATATTGCAGGTGTGAATATTCAAACGGAGATTAAAAATGGTAAAATGACTTACCAACCCTTTGACCTGAAAGTAGGCAATTATAACCTGAATGTACGTGGAAGCAATGATGTAGATGGTACCTTAAACTTTAAAGTAGACATAGATGCCCCTAAGGGTAAAATAGGGCAAAGTGCCACCACAGCAATTAGCCGTCTTGCCGGAGTAAATTTTGATAAGTCAGACCGGGTAAATGTAAAACTAGGAATTACAGGACCTGTCAATGATCCTAAAATCAAGGTGATAGGTAGTAGTGTGCAAGACCAGGTAAAAAAAGTGGTAGATGACAAAATAGAAGAAGGAAAAGACAAGGCTAAAGAGGTTTTGGCTGATGCCCAAAAACGAGCAGATGCAATTATGGCTGAAGCTCGCCAAAAAGTAGATGCTGCCAAAGCCGAAGCCCGCAAAAAACTGGACGAAGCCAAAAAGCAAGCAGATGCTGAGTACAACAAATTTGTTGCAGCTAAGC
- the msrB gene encoding peptide-methionine (R)-S-oxide reductase MsrB — MKKLFIIIYTAMFLLGGCLQKPKYAVTTSPANTNFQVSKTNQEWKEILSPLAFHVMREQGTEKAFSGKYWNHKKGGIYTCVACKNPLFSSKAKFDSGTGWPSYWAPLSKKSVNVKKDYSYGMVREEVHCSACGGHLGHVFRDGPEPTRLRYCVNSVALDFKEK, encoded by the coding sequence ATGAAGAAGTTATTTATAATAATTTATACGGCTATGTTTTTATTAGGAGGATGTCTCCAGAAACCAAAGTATGCCGTCACTACTTCGCCAGCAAACACTAACTTTCAAGTGTCTAAAACCAATCAGGAATGGAAAGAAATTTTAAGTCCATTGGCTTTTCATGTAATGCGTGAACAAGGCACTGAAAAAGCTTTTTCGGGCAAATACTGGAACCATAAAAAAGGGGGCATATATACTTGTGTTGCTTGTAAAAACCCTTTGTTTTCGTCTAAAGCTAAGTTTGACTCTGGTACTGGTTGGCCAAGTTATTGGGCACCATTGTCCAAAAAATCGGTCAATGTAAAAAAAGACTATAGCTATGGTATGGTACGCGAAGAAGTACACTGTAGTGCTTGTGGAGGTCACTTGGGGCATGTGTTTCGTGATGGCCCAGAGCCAACCCGTTTACGTTATTGTGTCAATTCGGTGGCACTGGACTTTAAAGAGAAGTAA